In Pyrus communis chromosome 8, drPyrComm1.1, whole genome shotgun sequence, one genomic interval encodes:
- the LOC137743194 gene encoding uncharacterized protein, protein MACLSLSTKKKLHAALNVLIVYLRTIFVACATSCFYSWYRFQKRLRSPSPSQTVIRVYKQLEYLHGLISESDVTCIAELQMDRRSFRRLCQVLVTRGQLRATRNVSIQEMDFWQTPEPIHENSTDPKWKWFKNCLGALDGTPVKVHVPECDKPKYITRKNEIATNVLGVCTPDMQFIYVLPGWEGSAHDGRVLRDAVTRRNGLKVLNGCYYLVDGGFTNGKGFLAPYRRTRYHLNEWRDGYRPTIPAEFFNMKHSSARNVIVRCFGLLKMRWGILRSPSFYDIRTHRRIISVCCMLHNFIRREMVVNPMEAEANGQFQDGNSDVNNYITTVESSDEWTA, encoded by the exons ATGGCTTGTCTAAGTTTGTCCACAAAGAAGAAATTACATGCTGCGTTGAATGTATTGATTGTCTATCTTCGAACTATATTTGTTGCATGTGCTACTTCTTGTTTCTATTCTTGGTATCGTTTCCAAAAGCGCCTTAGAAGTCCCTCACCTTCTCAAACAGTTATAAGAGTTTACAAGCAATTAGAATACTTACATGGTTTAATTTCTGAGAGTGATGTGACATGTATTGCTGAACTACAAATGGATAGACGATCCTTTCGTAGATTATGTCAAGTTCTTGTGACTAGAGGACAACTACGAGCTACTCGAAATGTGTCTATACAGGAGATG GATTTCTGGCAAACACCTGAGCCTATCCATGAGAACTCAACTGACCCAAAGTGGAAATGGTTTAAG AATTGCTTAGGTGCACTGGATGGAACACCGGTTAAGGTGCATGTACCAGAATGTGATAAACCAAAGTACAtaacaaggaaaaatgaaataGCAACGAATGTTTTGGGAGTCTGCACTCCAGACATGcagtttatatatgttttacctGGATGGGAAGGGTCCGCACATGATGGTCGAGTTCTTAGAGATGCTGTGACTAGGAGAAATGGATTGAAAGTCCTTAATG GTTGTTACTATTTAGTTGATGGTGGCTTCACAAATGGAAAAGGTTTTCTTGCACCTTATAGACGAACCCGTTATCATCTGAATGAGTGGAGAGATGGTTATCGTCCTACAATACCAGCTGAGTTTTTTAATATGAAACACTCAAGTGCTCGAAATGTCATTGTAAGGTGTTTTGGGCTATTGAAAATGCGGTGGGGAATTCTTAGGAGCCCATCCTTTTACGACATTAGGACACATCGTCGCATAATTTCAGTGTGTTGTATGCTCCATAATTTTATAAGGAGGGAGATGGTTGTCAATCCTATGGAAGCTGAAGCGAACGGGCAATTTCAAGATGGGAATTCAGATGTGAATAACTATATTACCACTGTTGAGTCCTCAGATGAGTGGACTGCATAG
- the LOC137741609 gene encoding cationic peroxidase 1-like: MAFISHYIRFCFFVLLFLFRISSAQLSSKYYSTTCPRALSIVRNAVVNAVVKEHRMGASLLRLHFHDCFVNGCDASVLLDDTANFTGEKTAPPNTNSLRGFEVIDTIKSQLEGACPGVVSCADILAIAARDSVVSLGGPSWTVQLGRRDSTTASLSAATSQLPSPSLNLNDLITSFSTKGFTTKELVALSGSHTTGQARCVVFRGRIHNETNIDSSFATSLKSNCTVSSGTDDSLSSLDVTSPFIFDNAYFKNLVNSKGLLHSDQQLFNGGSTDSLVTNYSTTAEAFYTDFANAMLKMGSLSPLTGTSGQVRTNCRKIN; the protein is encoded by the exons ATGGCTTTTATCTCACACTATATCAGATTCTGCTTCTTTGTGCTTTTATTCCTGTTTAGGATATCGTCTGCCCAATTATCCTCCAAATACTACTCGACAACGTGCCCTCGAGCCCTTTCCATTGTTCGGAATGCAGTTGTTAATGCAGTGGTGAAGGAGCATCGCATGGGGGCATCCTTACTCCGTCTCCATTTCCACGATTGCTTTGTCAAT GGATGTGATGCATCTGTTCTATTAGATGACACTGCAAATTTTACTGGGGAAAAGACGGCGCCACCAAATACAAACTCATTGAGGGGATTTGAAGTGATCGATACCATAAAATCTCAGCTAGAAGGTGCCTGCCCCGGGGTTGTTTCCTGCGCAGATATCCTTGCCATTGCAGCTCGCGATTCAGTTGTTTCA TTGGGAGGGCCTTCATGGACGGTTCAGTTGGGCAGAAGGGACTCCACCACAGCAAGTTTAAGTGCTGCAACTAGTCAGCTCCCATCTCCAAGTCTAAATCTTAATGACCTCATCACTTCTTTCTCAACTAAAGGATTTACTACCAAAGAATTGGTAGCTCTCTCGG GATCTCACACAACGGGCCAAGCAAGGTGTGTAGTGTTTCGAGGACGGATACATAATGAGACTAACATCGATTCATCGTTTGCTACATCTTTGAAATCAAACTGTACTGTGAGCTCTGGGACTGATGACAGCCTTTCTTCACTAGACGTCACAAGCCCTTTCATCTTTGATAATGCTTATTTTAAGAACCTGGTGAATAGCAAGGGTCTATTGCATTCTGATCAGCAGCTTTTCAATGGTGGCTCAACAGATTCTCTGGTTACAAATTATAGCACCACTGCCGAAGCTTTTTATACAGATTTTGCAAATGCCATGCTGAAAATGGGGAGCCTTAGCCCGCTTACTGGAACGAGTGGTCAAGTTCGTACCAACTGTCGCAAAATAAACTGA